The following proteins come from a genomic window of Flavobacterium eburneipallidum:
- a CDS encoding YifB family Mg chelatase-like AAA ATPase, with protein MLIKVFGSAVFGVEATTITVEVNMDKGIGYHLVGLPDNAIKESSYRIAAALKNNGYAMPGKKITINMAPADLRKEGSAYDLTLAIGILVASDQIKTDEIDKYIIMGELSLDGSLQPIRGALPIAIKAKEEGFKGFFLPKQNVKEAAIVAGLDVYGVENVQEVIDFFEGKGTLEPTTIDTRAEFYKTLDFPEFDFSDVKGQESIKRCMEIAAAGGHNIILIGPPGAGKTMLAKRLPSILPPMTLREALETTKIHSVAGKLKEIGLMNQRPFRSPHHTISNVALVGGGSYPQPGEISMAHNGVLFLDELPEFKRDVLEVMRQPLEDREVTISRAKFTVTYPSSFMLVASMNPSPSGFFNDPDSPQTSSPHEMQRYLSKISGPLLDRIDIHIEVTPVPFDKLSDDQKAESSVDIRKRVTAAREIQSQRFIQMEHIHYNAQMNTKHIREFCALDDASKQLLKTAMERLNLSARAYDRILKVARTIADLEASTNVVASHIAEAIQYRSLDRDGWLG; from the coding sequence ATGTTAATAAAAGTTTTTGGAAGTGCCGTTTTTGGTGTGGAAGCCACCACAATTACAGTCGAAGTTAATATGGATAAGGGAATTGGTTATCATTTGGTAGGACTTCCAGACAATGCCATCAAAGAAAGTAGCTATCGAATTGCAGCCGCACTCAAGAATAATGGATACGCTATGCCAGGCAAGAAAATTACCATTAATATGGCACCCGCCGATTTGAGAAAAGAAGGTTCAGCCTATGATTTGACGCTGGCTATTGGAATTCTAGTAGCTTCGGACCAAATTAAAACGGACGAAATCGATAAGTACATTATAATGGGAGAACTTTCTCTCGACGGAAGTTTACAACCCATTCGAGGTGCTTTGCCTATTGCTATAAAAGCTAAAGAAGAAGGATTTAAAGGTTTTTTTCTGCCGAAACAAAACGTAAAAGAAGCAGCAATTGTAGCTGGTTTAGATGTTTACGGAGTAGAAAATGTACAAGAAGTAATTGATTTTTTCGAAGGAAAAGGCACGTTAGAACCCACAACAATCGATACCCGAGCTGAATTTTATAAAACATTAGATTTTCCAGAATTTGATTTTAGTGATGTGAAAGGACAAGAAAGCATCAAGCGTTGTATGGAAATTGCAGCTGCTGGCGGGCACAATATTATCCTGATTGGTCCTCCTGGAGCAGGAAAAACAATGCTTGCCAAGCGTTTGCCTAGTATTTTGCCTCCCATGACTTTGCGAGAAGCATTAGAAACGACCAAAATTCATAGTGTCGCTGGAAAATTGAAAGAAATAGGTTTGATGAATCAACGACCATTTCGAAGTCCGCATCATACCATTTCCAATGTGGCATTGGTTGGAGGAGGAAGTTATCCTCAACCAGGCGAAATCTCGATGGCTCATAATGGTGTTTTGTTTTTAGACGAATTACCAGAATTCAAAAGAGATGTTCTTGAAGTGATGCGACAACCCTTGGAAGATAGGGAAGTGACCATTTCAAGAGCCAAGTTCACCGTGACTTATCCATCTTCGTTTATGTTGGTAGCCAGTATGAATCCGAGTCCGAGTGGGTTTTTCAACGATCCTGATTCGCCACAAACGTCTTCGCCACACGAAATGCAACGCTATTTGAGTAAAATTTCAGGGCCTTTGTTGGATAGAATTGACATTCATATAGAAGTAACTCCTGTTCCTTTCGATAAATTATCCGATGATCAAAAAGCCGAAAGCAGTGTCGATATTCGAAAACGAGTAACAGCCGCTAGAGAAATTCAATCGCAGCGTTTTATTCAAATGGAACATATTCATTACAACGCCCAAATGAATACCAAACACATTCGAGAATTTTGTGCGCTTGACGATGCTTCTAAACAATTACTAAAAACCGCCATGGAACGCTTGAATCTTTCTGCCAGAGCTTATGATAGAATTTTAAAAGTAGCCCGAACTATTGCTGATTTAGAAGCCTCGACAAATGTAGTTGCCTCCCACATTGCCGAAGC
- a CDS encoding Gfo/Idh/MocA family protein — MNNEKIRWGIIGLGNIAHQFAKDLMLVEDAELVAVASRNLDKAQEFAKNYNVKQVYNSYDAIMKDSKVDIFYIATPHNSHATLSIRALQNNKHVLCEKPIALNYDDALQMITASKENNRFFMEAFWTRFNPSFREAFAKIKNGEIGTIKYINADFAFSAATLEGIGNRKTDINLGGGSLLDIGVYPLFLCYMVLGIPTEILAKSNFYKTGADLQTSMILQYENAQAILHSSFVSASNMIATINGSKGTINLNALWHEAQSYTLSVNNNKEEFLLPTKGKGFTYEIEECHHCIRKNKIESQLWSHQNSLDLIKIVDEVRSQIGLVYPS, encoded by the coding sequence ATGAATAACGAAAAGATTAGATGGGGAATTATAGGTTTGGGTAATATTGCCCATCAATTTGCCAAAGACTTAATGCTAGTTGAAGATGCTGAATTAGTAGCAGTGGCTTCTCGGAATCTTGATAAAGCACAAGAATTTGCCAAAAATTATAATGTGAAGCAGGTTTATAATTCTTATGATGCCATTATGAAGGATTCCAAAGTGGATATATTTTATATAGCTACGCCCCATAACTCTCATGCCACTTTGAGTATAAGAGCATTACAAAATAATAAACATGTTCTTTGCGAAAAACCTATTGCCTTAAATTATGATGATGCCTTGCAAATGATTACGGCTTCAAAAGAAAATAATCGTTTTTTTATGGAAGCCTTTTGGACCCGATTCAATCCATCATTTCGAGAAGCTTTTGCTAAAATTAAAAATGGAGAAATAGGAACCATTAAATACATCAATGCTGATTTTGCTTTTTCTGCTGCAACCCTAGAAGGAATTGGTAATAGAAAAACCGATATCAATTTAGGTGGAGGATCACTTTTAGACATTGGTGTTTACCCATTATTTTTATGCTATATGGTATTGGGAATTCCAACAGAAATTTTGGCAAAATCTAATTTTTACAAAACAGGAGCCGATTTGCAAACTTCTATGATTTTGCAATATGAAAACGCTCAAGCTATTTTACATTCCAGTTTTGTATCAGCATCTAATATGATTGCTACCATCAATGGAAGTAAAGGTACCATTAATTTGAATGCCCTTTGGCACGAAGCACAATCTTATACTTTATCAGTCAATAACAATAAAGAAGAATTTTTATTGCCAACAAAGGGAAAAGGATTTACGTATGAAATTGAAGAATGCCATCATTGTATTCGCAAAAATAAGATTGAAAGCCAACTTTGGTCTCATCAAAATAGTTTAGATTTAATCAAAATCGTGGATGAAGTTAGAAGTCAAATAGGATTAGTGTATCCTTCATGA
- a CDS encoding dipeptide epimerase, whose protein sequence is MKVILRTFDLELKHTFTISRLSYNTQPSLIVELQSEGYSGFGETTSNAYYKNTVEMMKNDIEKIIPFIESVTNEAPEEFWKKTYPFLKHNLFALCALDNAYTDLYARKKGKKLYEFWNYSINRNPKTDYTIGIDSIEKMVAKMKELPWPIYKIKLGTKEDLAIVTELRKHTDAIFRIDANCGWTVDETLNNAIELKKLGVEFLEQPLKADDWKGHKEVFNHSVLPIIADESCIIEQDVTKCYNHFHGVNIKLVKCGGLTPARRMITKAKELGMKTMVGCMTESTVGISAIAHLLPELDFVDMDGALLLSKDIATGITISEGIIKYAEINGTGVSLIA, encoded by the coding sequence ATGAAAGTAATTCTCCGCACATTCGATTTAGAACTCAAACATACTTTTACCATCTCTAGACTTTCTTATAACACCCAACCTAGCTTGATTGTAGAATTGCAAAGTGAGGGGTATTCTGGTTTTGGCGAAACAACGTCTAATGCCTATTATAAGAACACGGTTGAGATGATGAAAAATGATATTGAAAAAATTATTCCATTTATCGAAAGTGTTACCAATGAAGCTCCTGAAGAATTTTGGAAAAAAACTTATCCATTCTTAAAACATAATTTATTTGCCCTTTGTGCTTTGGATAACGCTTACACCGATTTGTATGCACGCAAAAAAGGGAAGAAACTATATGAATTTTGGAATTATTCTATTAATCGTAATCCAAAAACAGATTACACCATTGGCATTGATAGTATCGAAAAAATGGTAGCTAAAATGAAAGAGCTACCTTGGCCGATTTATAAAATAAAACTGGGAACCAAAGAAGATCTTGCTATTGTTACCGAATTAAGAAAACATACGGATGCCATCTTTCGAATTGATGCCAATTGTGGCTGGACAGTTGATGAAACGCTAAACAATGCTATTGAATTAAAAAAATTAGGAGTTGAATTTCTTGAACAACCCCTGAAAGCAGATGATTGGAAAGGACATAAAGAAGTCTTTAACCATTCTGTATTGCCTATAATAGCTGATGAAAGTTGTATTATTGAACAAGATGTAACCAAATGCTACAATCATTTTCATGGTGTGAATATCAAATTAGTAAAATGTGGTGGACTTACCCCTGCCAGAAGAATGATTACCAAAGCCAAGGAACTAGGAATGAAAACCATGGTAGGCTGTATGACAGAATCTACAGTAGGAATCTCGGCAATTGCGCATTTATTACCCGAATTGGATTTTGTAGATATGGATGGTGCCTTACTATTATCTAAAGATATTGCTACTGGAATAACTATTTCAGAAGGAATTATAAAATATGCAGAAATAAATGGAACTGGCGTTAGCTTAATAGCCTAA
- a CDS encoding ammonium transporter, which translates to MRKIILSVILITVLVLSIFSIHFISESATLGAHVVELKLDTGDTAWMIVATALVLLMTPGLGFFYGGMVGKKNVISTVLQSFMAMVIVTILWVVVGFGLCFGPSVGGIIGDPSYNLLFQGVSANTAWELAPTIPMILFALFQAKFAIITPALITGAFAERVRFWAYLLFMVLFILFIYAPLCHMTWHPDGLFFGWGVLDFAGGTVVHMSAGWAALAGAIFLGKRKVQKSNPARITYVLLGTSLLWFGWFGFNAGSAVGAGSLAAQALGTTTVAAAAAAMGWVFLDKILGHKLSAMGACIGAVVGLVAITPAAGFVTIPHAMAIGIIASIVSNLMVAKFNKEKIDDALDVFACHGVGGMVGMLLTGVFASKSVNSIVGDNQGLIFGDATLFLIQLKALVITSIFAFCASYALFFIVNKITPLRVSEEKEELGLDISQHGEYL; encoded by the coding sequence ATGCGAAAGATTATTTTAAGTGTGATTCTAATCACAGTTCTGGTATTATCCATTTTTTCAATTCACTTCATTTCTGAATCTGCAACATTAGGTGCTCACGTTGTAGAATTAAAATTAGACACAGGTGACACGGCTTGGATGATTGTTGCTACTGCACTTGTATTATTAATGACTCCAGGACTTGGATTCTTCTATGGTGGTATGGTAGGTAAAAAGAACGTTATCAGTACCGTACTACAAAGCTTCATGGCTATGGTAATTGTAACCATCTTATGGGTTGTTGTTGGATTTGGATTATGTTTTGGTCCTTCTGTTGGAGGAATCATTGGTGATCCATCGTACAATTTGTTATTCCAAGGAGTTAGTGCTAACACTGCTTGGGAATTAGCACCAACTATCCCAATGATATTGTTTGCTTTATTCCAAGCTAAATTTGCTATCATCACACCTGCTTTGATCACAGGAGCTTTTGCAGAAAGAGTACGTTTCTGGGCTTACTTGTTGTTCATGGTATTGTTTATCTTATTCATATATGCTCCATTATGTCACATGACTTGGCATCCTGATGGATTATTCTTCGGATGGGGAGTATTAGATTTTGCTGGAGGAACTGTAGTACACATGAGTGCTGGATGGGCTGCTCTTGCTGGAGCTATCTTTTTAGGAAAAAGAAAAGTTCAAAAATCAAACCCTGCTCGTATTACTTATGTATTATTAGGAACTAGTTTATTATGGTTCGGTTGGTTCGGATTTAATGCTGGATCTGCTGTTGGAGCTGGAAGCCTTGCTGCTCAAGCTTTAGGAACTACAACTGTAGCTGCTGCTGCTGCTGCAATGGGATGGGTATTCTTGGATAAAATTCTTGGACACAAATTATCTGCAATGGGAGCTTGTATTGGAGCTGTTGTAGGATTGGTAGCGATTACTCCTGCTGCTGGATTCGTAACTATTCCTCACGCAATGGCAATTGGTATCATTGCAAGTATCGTAAGTAACCTTATGGTAGCTAAATTCAATAAAGAGAAAATTGACGATGCTTTAGATGTATTTGCTTGTCACGGTGTTGGAGGTATGGTAGGTATGCTTTTAACTGGTGTATTTGCTTCTAAATCTGTAAACTCAATCGTAGGTGATAACCAAGGTTTAATCTTCGGGGATGCTACATTGTTTTTGATCCAATTAAAAGCATTAGTTATTACTTCTATCTTTGCTTTCTGTGCATCTTATGCTTTGTTCTTCATTGTTAACAAAATAACTCCATTAAGAGTTTCTGAAGAAAAAGAAGAATTAGGATTAGATATTTCTCAACACGGAGAATACTTGTAG
- a CDS encoding LutC/YkgG family protein encodes MSSRASILEKIKQNQPEIVNTLPDLAVLGQEKFDILDKYKTVLSGIGGDFIEVSNYQEVIDFVKENYATDKRIITTIPELSEIATLDWFTVDPHSLKDVELALVKAHFGVAENSALWVTDAVLGQRVSPFIPQYLAIIVNKKDIVATMHQAYDRIANQEYGFATFIAGPSKTADIEQSLVLGAHGARGLTVFLME; translated from the coding sequence ATGAGTAGCAGAGCCAGTATTTTAGAAAAAATAAAACAAAATCAACCCGAAATTGTTAACACATTGCCTGATTTAGCTGTTTTAGGTCAGGAAAAATTTGATATTTTGGACAAATACAAAACAGTTTTAAGTGGTATTGGAGGCGATTTTATTGAAGTTTCGAATTACCAAGAAGTGATTGATTTTGTAAAGGAAAATTACGCTACAGATAAACGAATAATTACTACCATTCCCGAACTTTCAGAAATTGCCACTCTGGATTGGTTTACTGTAGATCCGCATTCTTTGAAAGATGTAGAATTGGCTTTGGTAAAAGCGCATTTTGGAGTTGCCGAAAACTCTGCTCTTTGGGTAACCGATGCTGTTCTAGGGCAACGTGTATCACCGTTTATTCCGCAATATTTGGCAATAATCGTTAATAAAAAAGATATTGTTGCCACCATGCACCAAGCCTACGATAGAATAGCAAACCAAGAATATGGCTTTGCTACTTTTATAGCAGGCCCGTCCAAAACTGCCGATATTGAGCAATCTTTGGTTTTAGGAGCTCACGGAGCTAGAGGTTTGACCGTGTTTTTGATGGAGTAA
- a CDS encoding lactate utilization protein B, producing the protein MSSEKIIQHSEAATRFNKDVERVNWHDETLWFVREKRDKAAHNIPEWENLRETASQIKNNVLSNIHDYLVQFEANALQNGIIVHWAADGEEHNRIVHSIMEKNNVKQMVKSKSMLTEECHLNEYLAEKGIEVIDSDLGEYIVQLRKEPPSHIVLPAIHLKKEDVSETFHEHLGTEKGNFDPQYLTESARHQLRDTFLTRKVALTGVNFAIAETGEFVVCTNEGNADMGAHLADVHIASMGFEKLIPERKHLSVFLRLLARSATGQPITTFSSHFKKPRVGQEMHIVIVDNGRSTQLGREDFRNSLKCIRCGACMNTCPVYRRSGGHSYHNAVAGPIGSILAPNLDMSKNADLPFASTLCGSCTNVCPVKIDIHDQLYKWRQVLVKEGHTPTAKTVAMKGMAAVLANPMVFDLAGKAGRFVMKNAPFMVNNNLNAWYKQREMPAPPEESFREWYKKNAKESKGKDNE; encoded by the coding sequence ATGTCTTCAGAAAAAATAATACAACATAGCGAAGCCGCGACACGTTTTAATAAAGATGTGGAGCGCGTAAATTGGCACGATGAAACGCTTTGGTTTGTTCGTGAAAAGAGAGATAAAGCCGCACACAACATTCCCGAATGGGAAAACTTGCGTGAAACAGCATCGCAAATCAAGAACAACGTACTTTCTAATATTCATGATTATTTGGTGCAATTCGAAGCCAATGCGTTGCAAAATGGAATCATTGTTCATTGGGCAGCCGATGGTGAGGAGCACAACAGAATTGTACATTCTATAATGGAAAAGAATAATGTCAAGCAAATGGTGAAATCCAAATCCATGCTTACGGAAGAATGCCATTTGAATGAATATTTAGCAGAAAAAGGAATTGAAGTAATCGATTCTGATTTGGGAGAATATATTGTACAACTTCGTAAAGAACCGCCAAGTCACATTGTTTTGCCAGCTATTCATCTTAAAAAAGAAGATGTTAGTGAAACATTTCATGAACATTTGGGAACAGAAAAAGGAAATTTTGATCCTCAATATTTAACTGAATCTGCGAGACATCAACTTCGAGATACTTTCCTTACCAGAAAAGTGGCTTTGACAGGCGTTAATTTTGCAATCGCAGAAACGGGTGAGTTTGTGGTTTGCACCAATGAAGGAAATGCCGATATGGGTGCGCATCTTGCCGATGTGCATATTGCTTCTATGGGATTTGAAAAATTGATTCCCGAGCGCAAGCATTTGAGTGTTTTTCTTCGACTATTGGCAAGAAGTGCTACAGGACAACCTATAACCACTTTTTCGAGTCATTTCAAAAAGCCAAGAGTGGGGCAAGAAATGCACATTGTAATTGTTGATAATGGCAGAAGTACTCAATTAGGTAGAGAAGATTTCAGGAATTCTTTGAAATGTATTCGTTGCGGTGCTTGTATGAACACCTGCCCTGTTTACAGACGAAGTGGCGGACACAGTTATCACAATGCTGTGGCGGGACCTATTGGTTCTATTTTGGCACCCAATCTCGATATGAGTAAAAATGCCGATTTGCCTTTTGCCAGCACACTTTGTGGTTCTTGTACCAATGTTTGTCCTGTAAAAATTGACATTCACGATCAGTTGTACAAATGGCGTCAGGTATTGGTAAAAGAAGGACATACACCAACTGCAAAAACTGTGGCAATGAAAGGAATGGCAGCTGTTTTGGCTAATCCAATGGTGTTTGATTTAGCAGGAAAAGCGGGACGATTTGTAATGAAAAATGCCCCTTTTATGGTGAATAATAATTTGAATGCTTGGTACAAACAAAGAGAAATGCCAGCGCCACCAGAAGAATCATTCCGTGAATGGTACAAGAAAAATGCAAAAGAATCTAAAGGAAAAGACAATGAGTAG
- a CDS encoding glycoside hydrolase family 28 protein — protein MKKITLCLVLFLSLIFLSFKKDKSSVTLKKVKVEAPFKMPAINVPDFSKCAKFSIVDFGAVKGDKDKTSKAINDAIAKANQVGGGTVVIPEGEWLTAKIHFKSNVNLHLEKGALLLFSENPKDYLPAVRSTWEGYECYNYSPLIYAYQCKNIAITGEGELKAKMDVWKIWFKRPKAHMESLKRLYYLASYNKPMEERQMVNDTANFRPQFIQFNRCENILMDGVTITNSPFWTIHPFLSKDVVLRNLKVYAHGHNNDGVDPEMSQNVLIENCVFDQGDDAIAIKSGSNQDAWRLNTPSKNIVMRNCTVKNGHQLVAIGSELSGGIENVFIDKCTVIDGAKLNHLLFIKTNERRGGYVKNIYMSNITSGKIDQGILGIETDVLYQWKDLVPTIERRLTPIKNVYLDNVKATNVKFVSKILGQKELPIENIFLKKVSADAVQGEHSIHENVLNFVNKN, from the coding sequence ATGAAAAAAATAACCCTCTGTTTAGTCCTTTTTCTGTCACTTATTTTTCTGTCTTTTAAAAAAGATAAGTCTTCAGTAACTTTAAAAAAGGTTAAGGTAGAAGCACCTTTTAAAATGCCTGCTATCAATGTACCCGATTTTAGCAAATGTGCTAAATTCTCTATTGTTGATTTTGGAGCTGTTAAAGGAGATAAAGACAAAACTTCAAAAGCCATAAACGATGCTATTGCTAAAGCCAATCAAGTTGGAGGCGGAACAGTAGTCATTCCTGAAGGCGAATGGTTAACAGCCAAAATTCATTTTAAAAGCAATGTCAATTTGCATTTAGAGAAAGGCGCATTGTTGCTTTTTTCAGAAAATCCAAAAGATTATCTGCCTGCTGTTCGAAGTACTTGGGAAGGCTATGAATGCTATAATTATTCGCCACTCATTTATGCGTATCAATGCAAAAACATAGCTATTACAGGCGAAGGCGAATTGAAAGCCAAAATGGATGTGTGGAAAATATGGTTCAAACGCCCAAAAGCACACATGGAAAGTTTGAAAAGATTGTACTATTTGGCTTCTTACAACAAACCGATGGAAGAACGACAAATGGTCAATGATACTGCCAATTTTCGTCCGCAATTTATTCAATTCAATCGTTGTGAAAATATTTTGATGGATGGTGTTACGATAACTAATAGCCCTTTTTGGACGATTCATCCATTTTTGTCTAAAGATGTGGTGCTTCGCAATTTGAAAGTCTATGCTCACGGTCACAACAATGATGGTGTGGATCCAGAAATGAGCCAAAATGTATTGATTGAAAATTGTGTTTTCGATCAAGGTGATGATGCAATTGCTATCAAATCAGGAAGTAATCAAGATGCTTGGCGATTGAATACTCCTTCTAAAAATATTGTGATGCGTAATTGTACCGTCAAAAACGGCCACCAATTAGTCGCCATAGGTAGTGAATTATCAGGTGGAATCGAAAATGTATTTATTGATAAATGTACCGTTATTGATGGGGCAAAACTCAATCACCTTCTTTTTATCAAAACCAATGAACGCAGAGGAGGTTATGTCAAAAATATCTACATGAGCAATATTACTTCTGGTAAAATTGACCAAGGAATATTGGGCATAGAAACCGATGTTTTGTACCAATGGAAAGATTTAGTTCCAACAATCGAACGTCGATTAACTCCTATTAAAAACGTATATTTGGATAATGTAAAAGCAACTAATGTGAAGTTTGTTTCCAAAATATTAGGGCAAAAAGAACTTCCTATAGAAAATATTTTTCTAAAAAAGGTAAGTGCAGATGCGGTTCAAGGAGAGCATTCTATTCATGAAAATGTGTTGAATTTTGTAAATAAAAATTGA
- a CDS encoding (Fe-S)-binding protein: MKIGLFIPCYVDQFYPKVGIATYEILQKLGCDVRFPMKQTCCGQPMANSGYQHLTTGCEANFVANFAEFDYIVCPSGSCVMHVKEHLHDANNEAVAKQMRHRVFELTEFITDILKVESIEGNFPHKVGMHQSCHGQRGLKLSQMSELNAAPFSKPGQLLSKIKGIDLVSLSRKDECCGFGGTFCVTEEAISVKMGQDRIKDHEKHQVEYITGGDMSCLMHLEGILRRQKSPIKTIHIAEILNSSL; encoded by the coding sequence ATGAAAATTGGACTTTTTATACCGTGTTATGTAGATCAGTTTTATCCAAAAGTGGGTATTGCTACTTATGAAATATTACAAAAATTAGGTTGTGATGTTCGTTTCCCAATGAAGCAAACTTGTTGCGGACAGCCTATGGCTAATAGCGGATACCAACATTTAACGACAGGTTGCGAGGCTAATTTTGTGGCAAATTTTGCCGAATTCGATTATATCGTTTGCCCTTCTGGAAGTTGTGTAATGCACGTCAAAGAACATTTGCATGATGCCAATAACGAAGCTGTAGCCAAGCAAATGCGTCACCGTGTATTTGAACTAACGGAATTCATTACTGATATTTTGAAAGTAGAATCTATCGAAGGAAATTTTCCACACAAAGTAGGAATGCATCAAAGTTGCCACGGACAAAGAGGATTAAAACTTTCGCAAATGAGTGAGTTGAATGCAGCTCCTTTCTCTAAACCAGGACAATTATTGAGCAAAATCAAAGGAATTGATTTAGTTTCCTTATCCAGAAAAGATGAATGTTGCGGTTTTGGAGGTACATTTTGTGTAACCGAAGAAGCCATTTCTGTAAAAATGGGACAAGATCGAATCAAAGACCACGAGAAACACCAAGTGGAGTATATTACTGGTGGAGATATGTCTTGTTTGATGCACTTGGAGGGGATTTTACGAAGACAAAAAAGTCCAATAAAAACCATTCACATTGCTGAAATATTAAATTCTTCGTTGTAA
- a CDS encoding FGGY-family carbohydrate kinase, which yields MNVVAIFDIGKTNKKVFLFDENYRIVWEKSVILEETVDEDGFPCENILELSKWVADRLTELQELKDYILKAINFSTYGASFVYVDAEGKALTPLYNYLKPYPEALEDEFYPKYKGKKKFAVKTASPVLGSLNSGMQIYRFKEERPELFSKVKYCLHLPQYLSSILTKRYFTDITSIGCHTSLWNFKKMKYHKWLTNEGIIDKLAPIHNVQETLRIEGGISVGIGLHDSSSALIPYTINFTEPFVLLSTGTWSISINPFNDKVLTSEELNKDCLCFLQNKNIPVKAARLFAGNTHEIESKRIAEHFGLASNFYKEITYNKDIIADLRITNFKETSFNTDSFVEKCPFENRNLDSFKNYEVAYHQLIMDIIAQQVISTQLVIHNSPVKKVFVDGGFSKNSIFMNLLAQAFPDMEVYAASMAQASALGAALAIHNSWNPKPIQNDLIDLKFYKH from the coding sequence ATGAATGTAGTTGCGATTTTTGATATTGGAAAAACAAATAAAAAAGTCTTTTTGTTTGACGAAAATTATCGAATTGTTTGGGAAAAATCAGTAATACTTGAAGAAACAGTAGATGAAGATGGTTTTCCTTGCGAAAATATTTTGGAATTGAGCAAATGGGTAGCCGACAGGTTAACTGAACTTCAAGAATTGAAAGATTACATTCTAAAAGCAATCAATTTTAGTACATACGGTGCTAGTTTTGTATATGTAGATGCTGAAGGGAAAGCTTTGACACCATTATATAATTATTTAAAACCGTATCCAGAAGCTTTAGAAGATGAATTTTATCCAAAATACAAGGGTAAGAAAAAGTTTGCTGTAAAGACCGCTTCACCAGTTTTAGGAAGTTTGAATTCAGGAATGCAAATTTACCGTTTCAAGGAAGAAAGACCTGAACTGTTTTCGAAAGTAAAATATTGCTTACACTTGCCTCAATATTTAAGCTCTATTTTAACAAAACGCTATTTTACAGATATTACCAGCATTGGATGCCATACTAGTCTTTGGAATTTCAAAAAAATGAAGTACCACAAATGGTTGACTAATGAAGGAATAATAGACAAATTAGCTCCAATTCATAACGTACAAGAAACTTTAAGAATTGAAGGCGGAATTTCAGTAGGTATTGGTTTGCACGATAGTTCTTCGGCATTAATTCCTTACACAATCAATTTTACAGAACCGTTTGTTTTATTGTCAACTGGAACTTGGAGTATTTCTATTAATCCATTTAATGATAAAGTTTTAACTTCGGAAGAATTGAATAAAGACTGTTTGTGTTTCTTGCAAAATAAAAATATTCCTGTAAAAGCAGCACGATTATTTGCTGGAAATACACACGAAATTGAATCTAAAAGAATTGCCGAACATTTCGGATTAGCTAGTAATTTTTACAAAGAAATCACCTATAATAAAGATATTATTGCCGATTTGAGAATTACAAATTTCAAAGAAACGTCTTTCAATACAGACTCTTTTGTTGAGAAATGTCCTTTCGAAAATAGAAATTTGGATAGCTTCAAAAATTACGAAGTGGCTTACCACCAATTGATAATGGATATTATTGCTCAACAAGTGATTTCTACCCAACTGGTCATTCATAATAGCCCTGTGAAGAAAGTTTTTGTTGACGGAGGATTTAGTAAGAATTCTATTTTTATGAATTTATTAGCGCAAGCTTTTCCAGATATGGAAGTGTACGCGGCTTCAATGGCACAGGCTAGTGCTTTAGGTGCAGCTTTGGCGATTCATAATAGCTGGAATCCAAAGCCAATTCAAAACGATTTGATTGATTTGAAATTTTACAAGCATTAA